The sequence AACGGCGCGTCAAGCCGTCGCCACGACCAGCTGCGGCGCGAAGCCTGCCGTTCCCTCCTTGGACGCATAGAAGGCGCCATCGGGGGAGGTCGAGGTCGCGGCGATGCTCACGGCGCCGTCACGGGTCACAAGCGGCGTCACGTCGACCTCGTACCAGGTGCTCGAAGCGACTGTCCCAAGGGACCCAACCGTCGTCGCGACGATCGGCGGTTGCGTCGCCCACGTGAGCGTCGACTCGGTCCACAGCGGATCGGCACCATGGAACGCGCCGCCCAGCACTGACGGGTTGATGCAGTAGATGCGCAGCTTCGCCGACACCACCTTTGCGCTGCCGACGCCCGACACGACAAACCGCGTGAGCATGTTCGTGACGGGGCTGCCGTCCGTGCCGACCTGCGTGAACGTGCCGAAGTTCTGACTCGGCGCGTCCTGCACCGCGTAGGTGTCGTCGGTCGGGGTGAACGTCAGGAGCTTCGACGCTGCCGGCGTCGTCACTGTGAATGCGTTCGAGGGAGTGGAGGTCTTGCCGCCAACGTCCACCGCCACCAGCGTGTACTGGTACTGCGTATTCGATTGCACGGTCGTGTCGGAGAAGCTCGTTGTGGTCGATGTGCCGATCTGGCTTCCGTTGCGGAACACTCGGTAGCTCGCCACGCCGTTGTCGTCTGTCGAAGCGGTCCAGGACAAGTCGACGCGGCTCGCCATCGCCGTGCCGGTGAGGTTCGTAGGCACGGTCGGGGGCGCCGTATCCACTGGACCGAGCGTCAGGACGAGCTGCGGCGCCATTCCCGCCGCTCCTTCCTTGGAGTCGTAGTAAGCACCGTCCGTCGACGTCGAGGTCGCGCCGAAGCCGACGGCGCCGTCGCCGGTCACGAGCGACGTGACGTCGACCTCATACCAATTGCCGGCTGCGACGGATCCGAGCGAGGCGACCGTTGTGCTTCCGAGGCTCGGCTCCTGGGCCGCCGTCATCGTGGATTCGCTCCAGTTCGTGGCGGCCGAGTGGAAATCGCCCCCCTTGGGTGACGGATCGACGCAGTGCAGGCGCAACTTCGCCGACAGCACGGCACGGCCGCCGGTTCCACTGACGTTGAAGCGCACGAGCATGTGGCGGACCGGGCTGTCGTCGGTCACGATCCGAGCGGAGCTGCCGAACGGAGTGGTCGCGCCCTGCTCGGCGTAGCTGTCGTCGGTCGGCGTGAACGTGAGCGAGTTGCCGCCCGGAGCCGCCGATGTCGTCCCGGTTGAGGTGTTCGACTGGGCCGACACGTTGCCGGCGGCATCTCTGGCGATCACGTAGTACTGGTAGCTGGTGCTTGGCGTGAGCCCGGTGTCGGAGTAAGCGGTTGTCGTGCTCGTGCCGACCTTCGCCGCGCCGCGGTAGATGTCGTAGCCGGCGACGCCGACGTTGTCGCTGCTCGCGGTCCACGTGAGATCGACCTGCGTCGATGACGACGGCTTGGCGGTCAGCCCGGTCGGGGTGCTCGGGGGTGACGTGTCCGGCGCGGCCGGCGTGGTCACGTTCGCCGTGTTCGAAACCGGCGAGAGGTTGCCGGCGGCGTCGTAGGCCTTGACGGTGTAGCCGTAGGAAGTGCCTGCCTGGACACTCGTGTCCGAATAGGTCGTGCCCGACGCAGTGCCTACCTCGCTCCCGCCCCGGAAGACCTTGTAGCCAGTGACCGCGACGTTGTCGCTGCTCGCGGTCCAACTCAGATCGACGCGAGTGGATGACGGCGGCGCTGCGGTCAGATTCGTCGGCGCGGACGGCGCGGTGGTGTCGCCGGATGCGGGTCCGTGGCAGCTGTCGGTGCCCGAGTCGGTGAAGCTCGAGCCCGCAATCGGAACGAAGTTCCAGTCGTACGAGGTCGGGTGCAGCGTGATGTCGAGCACGCCGAAGGTATTGCCGTTGCGAACCTCGCTGATCGGCTCGATCGTGCCGAACCCGTAGACGTTGCGGCCACCGGTGCCGGCGATGATCTCGCGCACGCCGTGCGCACGGTCGACCGTCTCGTCAGACATCGCCGGTGCCATGCGCTCGTAGAAATGGGAGTGCCCGGCCAGGTAGAGCTCGACGCCTGCCGCCTGCATGTCCTTCCAGAGTTGATCCTGCTCAGGGGCGTCGAAATTTCGGGTGTCGCTGGTCCAGCGCGGGTGGTGCGCGTAGACAATCGTGCACGCCGTCGGATGCGCGGCGAGATCCGCCTTGAACCAGGTCTCCATCTGGGAGCCTGCTCCGCAGCCACCCGGGTCCTGGCCGCAGTTCGTGTTGAGCGCGACCAGATGCCAAGCGCCGACGTCGAAGCTGTACCAGCCCTTGCCGCGCTCGCCGCCGATCCCGCTGTTCTGCCCGACGCCGTCGTAGTAGTCCCAGTAGCCGGAGGCACCG comes from Mycobacteriales bacterium and encodes:
- a CDS encoding DNRLRE domain-containing protein, which gives rise to MIVTAAPAGAADPVVAAAGDIACGATSVGGSCKQMATSDLLVQAQPAAVLALGDVQYEQGGLSDFQNFYAPSWGRVLSITHPAVGNHEYGTPGASGYWDYYDGVGQNSGIGGERGKGWYSFDVGAWHLVALNTNCGQDPGGCGAGSQMETWFKADLAAHPTACTIVYAHHPRWTSDTRNFDAPEQDQLWKDMQAAGVELYLAGHSHFYERMAPAMSDETVDRAHGVREIIAGTGGRNVYGFGTIEPISEVRNGNTFGVLDITLHPTSYDWNFVPIAGSSFTDSGTDSCHGPASGDTTAPSAPTNLTAAPPSSTRVDLSWTASSDNVAVTGYKVFRGGSEVGTASGTTYSDTSVQAGTSYGYTVKAYDAAGNLSPVSNTANVTTPAAPDTSPPSTPTGLTAKPSSSTQVDLTWTASSDNVGVAGYDIYRGAAKVGTSTTTAYSDTGLTPSTSYQYYVIARDAAGNVSAQSNTSTGTTSAAPGGNSLTFTPTDDSYAEQGATTPFGSSARIVTDDSPVRHMLVRFNVSGTGGRAVLSAKLRLHCVDPSPKGGDFHSAATNWSESTMTAAQEPSLGSTTVASLGSVAAGNWYEVDVTSLVTGDGAVGFGATSTSTDGAYYDSKEGAAGMAPQLVLTLGPVDTAPPTVPTNLTGTAMASRVDLSWTASTDDNGVASYRVFRNGSQIGTSTTTSFSDTTVQSNTQYQYTLVAVDVGGKTSTPSNAFTVTTPAASKLLTFTPTDDTYAVQDAPSQNFGTFTQVGTDGSPVTNMLTRFVVSGVGSAKVVSAKLRIYCINPSVLGGAFHGADPLWTESTLTWATQPPIVATTVGSLGTVASSTWYEVDVTPLVTRDGAVSIAATSTSPDGAFYASKEGTAGFAPQLVVATA